A single Cannabis sativa cultivar Pink pepper isolate KNU-18-1 chromosome 7, ASM2916894v1, whole genome shotgun sequence DNA region contains:
- the LOC115696484 gene encoding berberine bridge enzyme-like 8: MHSTKLRDFIFFILSFIFLSQLCSSTPLNEFLKCFQKNSNNNSMLNIITPQNSTFKSMLLSRIHNKRFATLQTPKPLAILQPNHETQIKSIILCAKQHNLQLRIRSCGHDFECLSSVSTVPFIILDMLNFRSIDINYSDETSWIEAGASLGELYYKLGMTSPIHGFSASVCPGVCTGGHISGGGYGTMMRMHGLTVDNVLDARMMDVNGDILDRKSMGEDVFWAIRGGGGASFGVIISWKIKLSRVPPKVTVFRVKRTEEQGSFEAFHRWQYVAPNLPKEIFIRAELDVVNKTIVVSFIGHYLGQAQELLSLLEQRFPELHLNKKECFEMSWAESTVFWIDGHPAENITSLDELLVQPNGPGEFFKLKSDYMKKPFTKQALKKLWTMMIKIGRVWMKWNPYGGRMSEIPEWETPFPHRAGNLALLQYYVFWNEDGNNVTNHYMNLSRQLYEKMAPYVSRNPRETFLNYRDLDIGENPNNETLFKNSLVYGRKYFKGNFDRLVKAKTLVDPGNFFRNEQSIPPLQTTNLV; the protein is encoded by the coding sequence ATGCATAGTACAAAGCTTCGAgactttatatttttcattcttTCATTCATTTTTCTCTCACAACTTTGTTCATCAACCCCTTTAAACGAGTTCCTAAAATGCTTCCAAAAAAACTCTAATAATAACTCCATGCTAAACATTATCACACCTCAAAACTCCACATTCAAATCCATGCTACTCTCACGCATCCACAACAAAAGATTCGCCACACTCCAAACCCCTAAACCCCTTGCCATCTTACAACCCAACCACGAGACCCAAATTAAAAGCATAATATTATGCGCCAAACAACACAATCTTCAGCTTAGGATTCGAAGTTGCGGTCATGACTTTGAGTGCCTATCATCGGTGTCTACCGTCCCCTTCATCATCCTCGACATGCTTAACTTTCGATCCATTGACATAAACTATAGTGATGAAACTTCTTGGATTGAAGCTGGTGCCAGCCTTGGCGAGCTTTACTATAAGTTAGGGATGACTAGTCCAATCCATGGGTTCTCGGCCTCAGTATGTCCTGGGGTTTGCACTGGTGGACACATTAGTGGCGGAGGATATGGAACAATGATGAGAATGCATGGACTCACGGTTGATAATGTCTTAGATGCTCGAATGATGGATGTTAATGGTGACATACTTGATAGGAAATCAATGGGAGAGGATGTGTTTTGGGCCATTAGAGGAGGAGGTGGTGCCAGTTTTGGTGTTATCATTTCATGGAAGATCAAATTGAGTCGTGTCCCACCTAAAGTAACAGTTTTTAGAGTAAAAAGGACTGAAGAACAAGGCTCCTTTGAGGCTTTCCATCGTTGGCAATATGTGGCTCCTAACTTGCCTAAGGAGATATTCATTAGAGCAGAGTTGGATGTGGTAAACAAAACAATTGTGGTGTCTTTCATTGGACATTACTTGGGCCAAGCCCAAGAGCTTCTTTCCCTTCTAGAACAGAGATTTCCTGAATTGCATTTGAATAAAAAAGAGTGTTTTGAAATGAGTTGGGCGGAATCCACTGTCTTTTGGATCGATGGTCACCCTGCTGAAAACATAACATCATTGGATGAGTTGCTTGTTCAGCCAAATGGGCCAGGAGAGTTTTTCAAGTTAAAATCTGATTACATGAAAAAACCTTTTACAAAGCAAGCATTGAAGAAATTATGGACAATGATGATCAAGATTGGTCGTGTTTGGATGAAATGGAATCCTTATGGAGGGAGAATGAGCGAGATTCCAGAATGGGAAACGCCTTTCCCTCATAGGGCTGGAAATTTGGCTTTGTTGCAATATTACGTATTTTGGAATGAGGATGGAAATAATGTAACAAATCATTACATGAATCTTTCCAGACAATTGTACGAGAAGATGGCTCCTTATGTTTCGAGAAATCCTAGAGAAACATTCTTGAATTATAGGGATCTTGATATTGGTGAAAATCCAAATAATGAGACGTTGTTCAAGAATTCCCTTGTTTATggaagaaaatattttaagggTAATTTTGATAGGTTGGTTAAAGCAAAAACATTGGTGGATCCTGGCAATTTCTTTCGAAACGAGCAAAGTATTCCACCTCTTCAGACAACGAATTTagtttaa